The following proteins are co-located in the Terriglobales bacterium genome:
- a CDS encoding TolC family protein: protein MRLSRSSSVRLLALFLLVTGLAGAQTVDFSKGISHVPNPLGPYIPRKVQEPVFTNAPRIDQLVTNGQLMLSLNDAIALALENNLDLAIARYNLSIADTDILRAKAGATIRGVSTGVVQGTPGGGVGGFGSGASGAGAGGTSTGAGGAGTGAAGQVLTTTGVGANVPSFDPIITSTLSIEHQTSPLPNSITTGINRLQQNFGTANFNYFQGFATGTTMNLAFNNQRVATNSLFSVINPDVSSNFRLTVSQPLLSGFGFLPNMRFIRIAKNNREISDIAFRQQVITTVTQIQNIYWDLVNAYEDTRAKERSLALAQKTLGDNKKQVEIGTLAPIEITRAESEVSTREGDLIVSQTTLQLQQLLIKNAVSRNLSDPALAAAPVIPTDTMTLPAQEPVIPVQDLISDALGHRPELAQSRIDLTNRTINRKSAANALLPSVNLVGFYGNSGLAGHTNPNCAPAGSPECTPPPDFVGGWSSAVGSIFYHTYPDYGVGVTVNIPIKNRAAQADQVRSELEYRQAQMRLQQLQNQIVIEVRNAQFSVQQNRARAAAAQEARRLAQESLEAEQKKYALGASTNTLVLQAQRDLATAESNLVTAMSAYEKARVELDRSVGRTLEAMAISMDDAESGNVKQMPAVKGITPRTDLSTQPMPAQPQGPPVQYQPDQPAPQQNPEPK from the coding sequence ATGCGTCTGTCGCGTTCGTCGTCTGTGCGTCTGCTGGCCCTGTTCCTGTTAGTCACCGGCTTGGCCGGGGCGCAAACCGTGGATTTTTCCAAAGGTATCTCCCATGTGCCCAACCCGCTGGGACCATACATCCCGCGGAAGGTGCAGGAGCCGGTGTTCACCAACGCGCCGCGCATCGACCAGTTGGTCACGAACGGCCAGTTGATGCTCTCGTTGAATGACGCCATCGCGCTGGCACTGGAGAACAACCTCGACCTGGCCATCGCTCGCTATAACCTCTCCATCGCCGATACCGACATCCTGCGCGCCAAGGCGGGCGCCACCATCCGCGGCGTCTCGACCGGTGTGGTGCAAGGCACCCCGGGCGGCGGCGTGGGCGGGTTCGGCTCAGGCGCGTCGGGCGCGGGCGCGGGCGGCACCTCGACCGGAGCGGGCGGCGCCGGCACGGGCGCGGCCGGACAGGTGCTCACCACCACCGGCGTAGGCGCCAACGTGCCCTCCTTCGACCCGATCATCACCTCGACCCTGAGCATCGAGCACCAGACCTCGCCGCTGCCTAACAGCATCACCACCGGCATTAACCGGCTGCAGCAGAATTTCGGCACTGCGAATTTCAATTACTTCCAGGGCTTCGCCACCGGCACGACCATGAATTTGGCCTTCAATAACCAGCGGGTGGCGACCAATAGCCTTTTCTCGGTGATCAATCCGGACGTCAGCAGCAACTTTCGCCTGACCGTGAGCCAGCCGCTGCTCTCCGGCTTCGGATTCCTGCCCAACATGCGCTTCATTCGCATCGCCAAGAACAACCGCGAGATCTCCGACATCGCCTTCCGCCAGCAGGTGATCACCACCGTCACCCAGATCCAGAACATCTACTGGGACCTGGTGAACGCCTATGAGGACACGCGCGCCAAGGAGCGCTCCCTGGCCCTGGCACAGAAGACCCTGGGGGACAACAAGAAGCAGGTGGAGATCGGCACCCTGGCGCCCATCGAGATCACGCGCGCCGAATCGGAAGTTTCGACCCGCGAAGGCGACCTGATCGTCTCCCAGACCACGCTGCAGCTGCAGCAGCTGCTGATCAAGAACGCCGTCTCGCGGAACCTGAGCGACCCGGCGCTCGCCGCCGCTCCGGTGATCCCTACCGACACCATGACCTTGCCGGCGCAGGAGCCGGTGATCCCGGTTCAGGACCTGATCTCGGACGCGCTGGGACACCGTCCCGAACTCGCCCAGTCGCGCATCGACCTGACCAACCGCACGATCAACAGGAAGTCGGCGGCCAATGCCCTGCTGCCTAGCGTCAATCTGGTCGGGTTCTACGGGAACTCCGGGCTGGCCGGGCATACCAATCCCAACTGCGCTCCCGCCGGCAGCCCCGAATGCACCCCTCCACCTGATTTCGTGGGTGGCTGGAGCAGCGCGGTGGGCAGCATCTTCTACCACACGTACCCGGATTACGGGGTCGGGGTGACGGTCAACATCCCCATCAAGAACCGCGCCGCCCAAGCCGACCAGGTGCGCTCGGAGCTGGAGTACCGCCAGGCCCAGATGCGCTTGCAGCAGCTACAGAACCAGATCGTCATCGAGGTGCGCAACGCGCAATTCTCGGTACAGCAGAACCGCGCCCGCGCCGCCGCCGCGCAGGAAGCGCGCCGCCTCGCCCAGGAGAGCCTGGAGGCGGAGCAGAAGAAGTACGCCCTGGGCGCCTCCACCAATACCCTGGTGCTGCAAGCGCAGCGTGACCTGGCGACCGCGGAATCCAACCTGGTGACCGCCATGTCGGCCTATGAGAAGGCGCGCGTCGAACTCGACCGCTCCGTCGGGCGCACGCTGGAAGCCATGGCGATCTCCATGGATGATGCGGAGAGCGGCAACGTGAAGCAGATGCCGGCGGTGAAAGGCATCACCCCGCGCACCGACCTGAGCACGCAGCCCATGCCGGCCCAGCCGCAGGGGCCACCGGTCCAGTACCAGCCCGACCAGCCGGCGCCCCAGCAGAACCCGGAACCGAAGTAG
- a CDS encoding succinic semialdehyde dehydrogenase, translating into MATEAQITAQRLAVLDPATGELLRELEVAGAQDVRAAVERARAAQPEWERLGVHRRTATLRAFQRRLYESKEAVAELISREAGKPVTEGLLTEVLVVLDTATFLMENAHELLRDEPIPHGNPVMKSKRAWLRREPYGVIGVISPWNYPFSTPAAEVLAALVAGNTVVLKPSEFTPLCALELHQLLLASGVPSDVLQVVVGEGPTGAALSASAVNKLIFTGSVATGKRVAQAAAQRLVPVVLELGGKDPMIVLDDADVEVVSSGAVWGAFVNSGQACLSVERCYVHRSIYEKFVQACVRKTESLRVGNGRDPETDVGPMIHQRQLQTVEAHIEEARARGARVLAGGRRLPELGPNFFAPTVIADVDHSMRLMREETFGPVLPLMPFDSDDEAVGLANDSEFGLAASVWTSNRARGEALAKRLQAGTVMVNDVLTCFGISEAPHGGMKASGIGRSHGRFGLEEMVQVKYVDSDLLPGLRKVWWFGYGAEFSQQMRGFVDLLFGHGLRRLSGGLRAVGAFFRKGRL; encoded by the coding sequence ATGGCGACCGAAGCGCAGATCACGGCCCAGCGCCTGGCGGTGCTCGATCCCGCCACCGGCGAACTGCTGCGGGAGCTGGAGGTCGCCGGCGCCCAGGATGTACGGGCGGCAGTCGAGAGGGCCCGCGCTGCCCAACCGGAGTGGGAGCGGCTCGGTGTCCACCGGCGCACAGCGACCCTGAGAGCATTCCAGCGGCGCCTGTACGAAAGTAAAGAAGCGGTGGCGGAGCTGATCTCGCGCGAGGCCGGCAAGCCGGTGACCGAAGGGCTGCTGACCGAAGTGCTGGTAGTGCTCGATACCGCCACGTTCCTGATGGAGAATGCCCACGAACTTCTGCGGGATGAGCCGATACCCCACGGCAACCCGGTGATGAAAAGCAAGCGGGCGTGGCTGCGTCGCGAGCCATACGGCGTGATCGGGGTCATCTCCCCCTGGAACTATCCATTCTCCACGCCCGCCGCCGAGGTGCTGGCCGCGCTGGTAGCGGGCAACACGGTGGTGCTCAAGCCGTCGGAGTTCACGCCCCTTTGCGCGCTGGAGCTGCACCAACTTCTGTTGGCTTCGGGTGTGCCGTCCGACGTTCTGCAGGTCGTGGTGGGAGAGGGCCCGACAGGTGCCGCGCTGTCCGCTTCCGCGGTCAACAAGCTGATCTTCACCGGCAGCGTGGCGACCGGAAAGCGGGTGGCGCAGGCGGCCGCCCAGCGTCTGGTCCCGGTAGTGCTGGAACTCGGCGGCAAAGACCCCATGATCGTCCTCGACGACGCCGATGTGGAAGTGGTCTCCAGCGGTGCGGTGTGGGGGGCCTTCGTCAACAGCGGGCAGGCCTGCCTCTCGGTGGAGCGCTGCTATGTGCATCGCAGCATCTACGAGAAGTTCGTACAGGCGTGCGTGCGGAAGACCGAGTCCCTGCGCGTAGGCAACGGCCGCGACCCTGAGACCGACGTGGGGCCGATGATCCACCAGCGGCAGCTGCAAACCGTCGAGGCCCACATCGAAGAGGCGCGCGCGCGCGGAGCTCGCGTGCTGGCCGGGGGCAGGCGGCTGCCCGAACTGGGGCCCAACTTCTTCGCGCCCACCGTCATCGCCGACGTCGATCACTCCATGCGTCTGATGCGCGAAGAGACCTTCGGCCCGGTGCTGCCGCTGATGCCGTTCGATTCCGACGACGAAGCGGTGGGGCTGGCCAACGATTCGGAGTTCGGCCTGGCGGCCAGCGTGTGGACGTCAAACCGCGCCCGCGGCGAAGCGCTGGCCAAGCGGCTGCAGGCGGGAACGGTGATGGTGAATGATGTGCTGACCTGCTTCGGCATCAGCGAAGCGCCGCACGGCGGCATGAAGGCCAGCGGCATCGGGCGCAGCCACGGGCGGTTCGGGCTGGAGGAGATGGTGCAGGTCAAGTACGTGGACTCCGACCTGCTGCCGGGCCTGCGCAAGGTGTGGTGGTTCGGCTACGGGGCGGAGTTCTCGCAGCAGATGCGAGGCTTCGTGGATCTCCTGTTCGGCCATGG
- a CDS encoding glycosyltransferase family 2 protein encodes MTLSVCYITLNEEANLARTLESVRWADEIIIVDNGSTDRTVEVARGFGAKVFNEPWKGYAAQRNSAHDKATGDWVLTLGADEEVSPELADELRAFLKSSPQDGTAGYQVKRKNLIFGRWLRYGGNWPDYGLRLFRRGQGRIPERAVHETVRVEGPVGRLRGPLIHHAYPTIASYIEHMERYSTLAAEQIVKDHRQTWFWFDVWLRPLFFFKWNYFFRLGFLDGREGFLFHFYHALYVSWKYAKAWELTRKSVG; translated from the coding sequence GTGACGCTCTCCGTCTGCTACATCACGCTGAACGAAGAGGCCAACCTGGCGCGCACCCTGGAGAGCGTCCGCTGGGCGGACGAGATCATCATCGTGGACAACGGCTCCACCGACCGCACGGTGGAGGTCGCGCGCGGCTTCGGGGCCAAGGTCTTCAACGAACCGTGGAAGGGCTACGCCGCCCAGCGCAACTCTGCCCACGACAAGGCGACCGGAGACTGGGTCCTCACCCTGGGCGCCGATGAGGAGGTCAGCCCGGAGCTGGCCGACGAACTGCGCGCCTTTCTGAAGAGTTCGCCGCAAGACGGAACCGCCGGCTACCAGGTCAAACGCAAGAACCTTATTTTCGGGCGCTGGCTGCGCTACGGCGGCAACTGGCCCGACTACGGGTTGCGCCTCTTCCGCCGCGGCCAGGGACGCATCCCCGAGCGCGCGGTGCACGAGACGGTGCGGGTCGAAGGCCCGGTCGGACGCCTGCGCGGCCCGCTCATCCACCACGCCTATCCCACCATCGCCAGCTACATCGAGCACATGGAGCGCTATTCGACACTGGCCGCCGAACAGATCGTCAAAGACCACAGGCAAACGTGGTTCTGGTTCGACGTCTGGCTGCGCCCGCTCTTCTTTTTCAAGTGGAACTACTTTTTCCGCCTCGGCTTCCTCGATGGCCGCGAGGGGTTCCTGTTCCACTTCTACCACGCGCTGTATGTGAGCTGGAAATACGCCAAAGCGTGGGAGCTGACGAGGAAATCCGTGGGGTAG
- a CDS encoding cysteine hydrolase, with protein sequence MIGHRRSLWLDCLDFQTLYQYGVAEVDKIHLEAFVSWWKAVHIRSELQYSQRVREMAGTDNMGNQAVTIRAKPHPIKLDLARTAVLVVDMQNDFGAAGGIFERAGVDIRGIQGTVAPTKRVLDSARASGMKVVYLKMGFQPDLSDLGSVDAPNRVRHLFFGVGKSVLAPNGAPSRLLVRGTWNTEILPELVPGPSDDVVWKHRFSGFYETELHSLLQRKGIRYLVVTGCTTSICVESTVRDAMFRDYACLLLEDCMAEPIGQDLPTSCHQASLVAMQTLFAWVSDSGEFVRALAVPVAVAQTGA encoded by the coding sequence ATGATCGGCCATCGGCGCTCCCTCTGGCTGGACTGTCTCGATTTTCAAACTTTATACCAATACGGCGTCGCCGAGGTGGACAAGATTCATCTCGAAGCTTTCGTTTCTTGGTGGAAGGCCGTGCATATTCGATCCGAACTACAATATTCACAGAGGGTGAGAGAGATGGCAGGAACGGATAATATGGGAAACCAGGCGGTCACAATCAGGGCAAAGCCACACCCCATCAAGCTGGATCTGGCCCGCACCGCTGTCTTGGTAGTCGACATGCAAAACGATTTCGGTGCCGCCGGCGGCATTTTCGAGCGTGCGGGGGTGGACATCCGGGGTATCCAGGGCACGGTCGCCCCTACCAAGCGCGTGCTCGACTCTGCGCGGGCCTCGGGCATGAAGGTCGTCTATCTGAAGATGGGGTTTCAACCCGATCTCTCCGACCTTGGCTCAGTGGATGCGCCCAATCGTGTTCGTCATTTGTTCTTTGGAGTTGGGAAGAGCGTTCTGGCACCGAACGGTGCGCCGAGCCGCCTGCTCGTGAGGGGCACCTGGAACACCGAGATCCTTCCGGAGCTGGTGCCCGGGCCGTCCGACGATGTCGTGTGGAAGCACCGCTTCAGCGGTTTCTATGAGACCGAGCTCCACAGTCTCTTGCAGCGGAAAGGGATCAGGTATTTGGTCGTCACCGGATGTACCACCAGCATCTGTGTTGAATCGACCGTGCGGGATGCGATGTTCCGAGACTACGCTTGCCTTCTGCTCGAAGACTGCATGGCGGAGCCGATCGGGCAGGACTTGCCCACCAGTTGCCATCAGGCCTCCCTGGTGGCGATGCAGACCTTGTTCGCGTGGGTAAGCGATTCCGGCGAGTTCGTGCGCGCTCTTGCAGTGCCGGTAGCCGTCGCGCAGACCGGCGCGTAG
- the truA gene encoding tRNA pseudouridine(38-40) synthase TruA — MTRNLKLTIAYDGADFSGWQVQPDRPTVQGLLADAIERVTGTRTLPQGSGRTDAGVHALAQVASCAIESPIPAAHLVTALNDLLPPAIRVRTVEEAAPDFHARKSAKAKTYRYRIYRGDICPPFLARYVYHHPYPLDEPAMMAAANVVLGEHDFSSFAAVDPEKACEEEERPKVRTISFSRWERRQGDELVYIAKGNGFLHHMVRNLVGTFLQVGKGSLSTADFRRILDAKDRSAAGATAPASGLYLVSVEY; from the coding sequence GTGACCCGAAACCTGAAGCTGACCATCGCTTACGACGGCGCCGACTTTTCCGGCTGGCAGGTGCAGCCGGACCGGCCCACCGTGCAGGGGCTGCTGGCGGACGCGATCGAGCGGGTCACCGGCACCCGGACGCTGCCCCAGGGCTCGGGCCGGACCGACGCCGGAGTCCACGCGCTGGCACAGGTGGCCAGTTGCGCCATCGAATCCCCGATCCCGGCCGCCCATCTGGTGACCGCGCTCAACGACCTGCTGCCGCCCGCTATCCGGGTGCGCACGGTGGAAGAGGCCGCGCCCGATTTCCATGCCCGCAAGTCGGCCAAGGCGAAGACCTACCGTTATCGCATCTATCGTGGCGACATCTGCCCGCCCTTCCTGGCCCGCTATGTGTACCATCACCCCTATCCGCTGGACGAGCCGGCCATGATGGCGGCCGCCAACGTGGTGCTCGGCGAGCACGACTTCTCGTCGTTCGCGGCGGTCGATCCGGAGAAGGCCTGCGAGGAAGAGGAGAGGCCGAAGGTGCGCACCATCTCGTTCTCCCGCTGGGAGCGGCGGCAGGGAGATGAGCTGGTGTATATCGCGAAGGGCAACGGATTCCTGCACCACATGGTGCGCAACCTGGTGGGAACATTCCTGCAAGTGGGGAAGGGAAGCCTGAGCACGGCGGACTTCCGGCGGATCCTGGATGCCAAAGACCGTTCCGCCGCGGGCGCGACCGCTCCCGCCAGCGGCCTCTACCTGGTATCGGTGGAGTATTGA
- a CDS encoding methylmalonyl-CoA mutase family protein produces the protein MAEKKTSKQVAESPIHDIFENRHPSPSEKQWAEKTLGPSLEKQPEKPIGAPTGINKDEAGNARFTTISGEPVRRLYTQADQPEDWNYEQYLNYPGQPPYTRGVHASGYRGKLFTMRQFSGYASPEETNQRYKFLLEQGGGGLSVAFDLPTLMGYDSDHPASEGEVGKCGVAIDSLEDMEILFNGIGLEKITTSMTINSPASVLWAMYLVVAEKQGADWKRLGGTIQNDILKEYIAQKEYIYPPAPSMRLVIDTFEFGAKFTPKWNTVSISGYHIREAGSTALQELAFTIYDGVEYVEWARRRGLDVDEFGPRLSFFFNAHNDFFEEIAKYRAARKIWYRLMRDRFGAKNDRTRLMRFHSQTAGVSLTAQQPMNNIARVAIQALAAVLGGTQSLHCDGYDEALALPTAEAARIALRTQQIIAYESGVTQTIDPLGGSYFLEKMTLDMEKGAFDYFDKMDAMGGMVKAIERGFPQKEIAEASYQYQRAVEAGEKIIVGANQFTVDEPEPQNLLYIDESVGRHQSAKLKALRERRSNDEVRRRLDALKRAAAQEPEAGANGNISPANTMPFIVDAVRAYATVGEICEALKQVYGTYTEVSIT, from the coding sequence ATGGCTGAGAAGAAGACTTCCAAGCAGGTCGCCGAAAGCCCGATCCACGATATCTTCGAGAACCGTCACCCGTCGCCCTCGGAGAAGCAGTGGGCGGAGAAGACGCTCGGCCCGTCGCTCGAAAAGCAGCCGGAGAAGCCCATCGGCGCGCCCACCGGCATCAACAAGGACGAGGCCGGCAACGCCCGTTTCACGACCATCTCCGGCGAGCCGGTCCGCCGCCTTTACACCCAGGCCGACCAGCCCGAGGACTGGAACTACGAGCAGTACCTGAACTATCCGGGACAGCCGCCCTACACCCGCGGCGTCCACGCCTCGGGCTACCGGGGCAAGCTTTTCACCATGCGCCAGTTCTCTGGCTACGCCTCGCCGGAGGAGACCAACCAGCGCTACAAGTTCCTGCTGGAGCAGGGCGGCGGCGGGCTCTCCGTCGCCTTCGATCTGCCCACGCTGATGGGCTACGACTCCGACCATCCGGCCAGCGAAGGCGAGGTCGGCAAATGCGGCGTCGCCATCGATTCGCTCGAGGACATGGAGATCCTCTTCAACGGCATCGGACTGGAGAAGATCACCACCTCCATGACCATCAACTCGCCGGCCTCGGTGCTGTGGGCGATGTACCTGGTGGTCGCGGAGAAGCAGGGCGCCGACTGGAAGAGGCTGGGCGGCACCATCCAGAACGACATCCTCAAGGAATACATCGCGCAGAAGGAATACATCTATCCGCCGGCGCCCTCGATGCGCCTGGTGATCGACACCTTCGAGTTCGGCGCGAAATTCACGCCCAAGTGGAACACGGTCTCCATCTCCGGCTACCACATCCGCGAAGCCGGCTCGACCGCGCTGCAGGAGCTGGCCTTCACCATCTACGACGGCGTGGAATACGTGGAGTGGGCGCGGCGCCGCGGCCTCGACGTGGACGAGTTCGGTCCCCGCCTCAGCTTCTTCTTCAACGCCCACAACGATTTCTTCGAGGAGATCGCCAAGTACCGCGCCGCCCGCAAGATCTGGTACCGGCTGATGAGGGACCGCTTCGGCGCCAAGAACGACCGCACCCGCCTGATGCGCTTCCACAGCCAGACCGCGGGCGTGTCGTTGACCGCGCAGCAGCCCATGAACAACATCGCGCGCGTCGCCATCCAGGCACTCGCCGCCGTATTGGGCGGCACCCAGTCGCTGCACTGCGACGGCTACGACGAGGCCCTGGCCCTGCCGACCGCCGAGGCCGCGCGCATCGCTCTGCGGACGCAGCAGATCATCGCCTACGAGTCGGGCGTCACCCAGACCATCGACCCGCTGGGCGGTTCCTACTTCCTGGAGAAGATGACGCTCGACATGGAAAAGGGCGCCTTCGATTACTTCGACAAGATGGATGCGATGGGCGGCATGGTGAAGGCCATTGAGCGCGGCTTCCCTCAGAAGGAGATCGCCGAGGCCAGCTACCAGTACCAGCGCGCGGTCGAGGCCGGGGAGAAGATCATCGTCGGCGCCAACCAGTTCACCGTGGACGAGCCCGAGCCGCAGAACCTCCTCTACATCGACGAGTCGGTCGGCCGGCACCAGTCGGCGAAGCTCAAGGCCCTGCGCGAACGTCGCTCGAACGACGAAGTCCGCCGCCGCCTCGACGCCCTCAAGCGCGCCGCCGCCCAGGAGCCCGAGGCCGGCGCCAACGGCAACATCTCGCCAGCGAACACGATGCCTTTTATCGTGGACGCCGTGCGCGCCTATGCCACCGTGGGCGAGATCTGCGAAGCCCTCAAGCAGGTTTATGGGACGTACACGGAAGTCAGCATCACGTAG